One window of the Lepeophtheirus salmonis chromosome 7, UVic_Lsal_1.4, whole genome shotgun sequence genome contains the following:
- the LOC121121908 gene encoding uncharacterized protein, with the protein MDIIIFINSVKMNECLWNMKCLSYKDKYKKAKAWESISEATGVDAMRCIGKWKYLRDKFVRELKREKVHRVASRWSFFEHMQFINEFTHSKTKHFIPNVTTSSPTSDFSSSPIVMENSTYEKSSDSSENDEDILFGKQVVCKLKKLNNIQKSKVKIAILETFLRFESESDHKY; encoded by the exons atggatattattatatttataaattccgTTAAAATGAACGAATGTCTTTGGAATATGAAATGCCTTTCATAtaaggataaatataaaaaggccAAGGCTTGGGAGAGTATTTCTGAAGCT ACTGGTGTCGATGCAATGCGATGTATTGGGAAATGGAAATATCTGAGAGATAAGTTCGTGAGGGAATTAAAGAGAGAGAAAGTTCATCGTGTTGCATCCCGATGGTCTTTTTTCGAGCATATGCAATTCATCAATGAATTTACTCATTCGAAAAC aaaacattTCATACCCAATGTTACAACGAGTTCTCCAACAAGTGATTTCTCTTCCTCCCCCATAGTCATGGAGAATAGTACATACGAAAAAAGCTCTGACAGTTCGGAAAACGACGAAGACATTTTATTCGGAAAACAAGTCGTCtgcaaattaaagaaattaaataatatacaaaagtcTAAAGTTAAAATAGCCATCCTAGAAACTTTTCTTCGATTTGAAAGTGAATCGGATCACaagtattaa
- the LOC121122237 gene encoding BTB/POZ domain-containing protein 3 isoform X2, with the protein MLSKLKKILYKGQMRRDSFGAKLRKNCGLCQRLRNSLIEDESESDVIFLVGEENDVQRITGHSWVLKENSPVFRAMFRSPLTTHHHSLEGSSSKISFFKSPKMTVAVSDVDGRAFDILLRYLYNETVHLQSVMTALTTLYAAHKYMCPGLAEIVIKYLKDNLNENNVLLVLQHICLYCNVLGGGSGLKTPLPITYPPNSASLHTNKKLSDKIISPSAPSLLNDYELEEDELLLCDDVDENTSLIQKGDCCEELLKYCLELIDDEATSVLASEDIEDLDIQAFKLIISRDSLSVQSELDTFGALQRWSKRECKRQKLELNSDNKRSVSDGAQYLIRWLTLSEEDFLGGPYHSGLLSEEEKDAIANYISSKSKGVLSDFPDHFCHLSSISMSSPRRRGLKKSIKKDSKKRLLHRQRAFASSSSGFSKKEDKKIKKKSLTVIANKDSSTSTQIKERNSRQRDKFNIVEEFFICLACIFD; encoded by the exons ATGTTGTCCAAATTGAAAAAGATATTATACAAGGGTCAAATGAGACGGGATTCCTTTGGAGCTAAATTGAGGAAGAATTGTGGGTTGTGCCAAAGACTTCG gaACTCCTTGATTGAAGATGAGAGTGAAAGTGACGTCATCTTCTTGGTTGGGGAGGAAAATGATGTACAGCGTATAACAGGGCATTCTTGGGTACTCAAAGAGAATTCTCCAGTATTTAGAGCAATGTTTCGAAGTCCATTAACCACACATCACCATTCACTTGAGGGATCCTCAtctaaaatttcctttttcaagTCTCCTAAAATGACTGTGGCCGTGAGTGACGTGGATGGAAGAGCCTTTGATATCCTCTTAag ATACTTATATAACGAAACCGTTCATCTCCAATCTGTCATGACGGCTCTCACGACTCTCTACGCGGCACATAAGTACATGTGCCCTGGACTAGCAGAGATTGTGATCAAATAtctaaaagataatttaaatgaaaataacgTTTTATTGGTTCTCCAGCATATTTGCCTCTACTGCAATGTCCTTGGAGGAGGAAGTGGACTCAAGACTCCCCTGCCGATTACATATCCTCCAAACAGTGCCTCTCTCCACACTAATAAGAAACTCTCCGACAAAATCATTTCTCCCTCTGCTCCATCTTTATTGAACGATTACGAGTTGGAAGAAGATGAACTCTTACTTTGTGATGATGTTGATGAGAACACGTCTCTCATTCAGAAAGGAGACTGCTGTGAAGAACTTCTTAAATACTGTCTCGAGCTCATCGACGACGAGGCAACCAGTGTGCTCGCCTCTGAAGACATCGAGGATCTGGATATACAAGCCTTTAAATTGATTATCTCAAGAGATAGTCTCTCCGTCCAAAGTGAGCTGGACACATTTGGAGCACTACAACGATGGTCAAAAAGAGAGTGCAAGCGACAGAAGCTGGAGCTGAATTCAGATAATAAAAGAAGTGTCTCTGACGGGGCACAGTATCTCATTCGATGGCTCACACTAAGTGAAGAAGACTTTCTTGGGGGTCCTTATCACTCAGGACTCCTctcagaagaagaaaaggatGCAATCGCAAACTACATCTCTTCCAAATCTAAAGGGGTCTTATCAGATTTCCCTGATCATTTCTGCCATTTATCAAGTATATCCATGAGCTCTCCTCGAAGAAGAGGACTTAAGAAATCAATCAAAAAGGACTCTAAAAAGAGACTTTTGCATCGTCAACGTGCTTTTGCCTCATCCTCCTCTGGCTTCTCAAAAaaggaagacaaaaaaataaagaaaaagagctTGACCGTTATTGCAAATAAAGATTCGTCAACCAGTACTCAAATCAAGGAGAGAAATAGTCGACAAAGagacaaatttaatattgttgaagagttttttatttgtttagcaTGTATATTTGACTGA